Proteins co-encoded in one Ralstonia sp. RRA genomic window:
- a CDS encoding IclR family transcriptional regulator, with translation MTDTDDAPNLLFNQSLEKGLAVLGAFNAQRRTMTIAEVAAAVGINKSSAQRMVYTLEQLGYLRKHPQTRRYQLTPAVMKIGFNYLAADTLIDVANPFLSELTKVTTETSCLTEPDQDEMVYVARFVSAHFVPVHMPIGSRIPMYCTASGRAYLAALPVPEAQAIVEKSHRVAHTMHTRTEVADIMETLRETRQRGYAINREELFLGDMTIAAPIVSGNGRALGAIHLVAPTGRWTPEEMENKLGPALLQSARAICTSVRALG, from the coding sequence ATGACTGACACCGACGACGCGCCCAACCTGCTGTTCAACCAGTCGCTGGAGAAAGGGCTGGCCGTGCTGGGCGCCTTCAACGCGCAGCGCCGCACCATGACGATTGCCGAAGTGGCCGCCGCTGTGGGCATCAATAAAAGCTCGGCGCAGCGCATGGTCTACACGCTGGAGCAGCTCGGCTACCTGCGCAAGCACCCGCAGACGCGCCGCTACCAGCTCACCCCGGCGGTCATGAAGATCGGCTTCAACTACCTGGCCGCCGACACGCTCATCGACGTGGCCAACCCGTTCCTCTCCGAACTGACCAAGGTGACCACGGAAACCTCCTGCCTGACCGAGCCTGATCAGGACGAGATGGTGTACGTGGCCCGCTTCGTGAGCGCGCATTTCGTGCCGGTGCACATGCCCATCGGCAGCCGCATCCCGATGTACTGCACGGCATCGGGCCGCGCCTACCTGGCCGCATTGCCCGTGCCCGAGGCACAGGCCATTGTCGAGAAATCGCACCGCGTTGCGCACACCATGCACACTCGCACCGAGGTGGCCGACATCATGGAAACGCTGCGCGAAACCCGCCAGCGCGGCTACGCCATCAACCGCGAAGAACTGTTCCTCGGCGACATGACCATCGCCGCGCCCATCGTGAGCGGCAACGGGCGGGCGCTGGGGGCGATTCACCTCGTCGCGCCCACCGGGCGTTGGACGCCGGAGGAGATGGAAAACAAGCTGGGGCCGGCGCTGCTGCAATCGGCGCGGGCGATCTGCACGTCGGTGCGAGCGCTGGGGTAA
- a CDS encoding thioesterase family protein, with product MTLPLLNDFPLQATDKLRYGDTDRQGHINNAVFATYLETGRVELLFNPDNPLAAPGCEFVIAQLVLDFRNEILWPGSVQIGTRVAHIGRSSVKLEQAIFQNGRCAATSQSVIVQIDVATRQSAAITDSARARLAALVVTPAGAETE from the coding sequence ATGACCCTCCCGCTGCTCAACGACTTCCCCCTGCAGGCCACCGACAAGCTCCGCTACGGCGACACCGACCGCCAGGGCCACATCAACAACGCCGTCTTCGCCACCTACCTGGAAACCGGCCGCGTTGAACTGCTCTTCAACCCGGACAACCCGCTGGCCGCACCCGGCTGCGAGTTCGTCATCGCCCAGCTTGTGCTCGACTTCCGCAACGAGATCCTCTGGCCTGGCTCGGTGCAGATCGGTACGCGCGTCGCGCACATCGGGCGCAGCTCGGTCAAGCTTGAGCAGGCCATCTTCCAGAACGGCCGCTGCGCTGCGACCTCGCAGTCGGTGATCGTGCAGATCGACGTCGCCACGCGCCAATCGGCAGCGATTACCGATAGCGCACGGGCACGACTGGCCGCCCTGGTTGTGACCCCGGCCGGCGCGGAAACCGAGTAA
- a CDS encoding DNA-binding transcriptional regulator, with translation MTKTRFKSDAAAAIHSAASGLHRAKLIDKTTMREYDELCLEPVPEFDAQAIARIRKSVNVSQSVFAAYLNTTTSTVRQWEQGDKKPSGIAARLLQLVQKHGLAVFS, from the coding sequence ATGACTAAGACACGTTTCAAGAGCGATGCCGCCGCAGCCATCCACAGCGCCGCGTCCGGTCTGCATCGCGCCAAGCTCATCGACAAGACAACCATGCGCGAGTACGACGAACTCTGTCTCGAGCCCGTGCCTGAGTTCGATGCACAGGCAATCGCGCGTATCCGCAAATCGGTCAACGTCAGCCAGAGTGTGTTTGCTGCCTATCTCAACACCACAACGTCGACGGTGCGGCAGTGGGAGCAGGGTGACAAGAAACCCAGTGGTATCGCGGCGCGCCTGCTGCAGCTTGTGCAGAAGCACGGGCTGGCAGTGTTCTCCTGA
- a CDS encoding type II toxin-antitoxin system RelE/ParE family toxin, producing MTPSVQRVFKTKWFSKAAKTAGIHDIDLCRAAKQLMQGMGDDLGGNVWKKRLDQNRRRGIVVNKIGHSWFFVFLFAKSDRDNIDGRELKAFRKLAADFGGLRDAEVDSLIALKELVEICHD from the coding sequence ATGACGCCATCCGTACAGCGTGTATTCAAAACGAAGTGGTTTAGCAAAGCAGCGAAAACCGCTGGTATCCATGACATCGACCTGTGTCGCGCGGCAAAGCAGTTGATGCAAGGCATGGGGGACGACCTGGGCGGCAACGTCTGGAAGAAGCGCCTGGACCAAAACCGCAGACGCGGCATCGTCGTCAACAAGATCGGCCATTCCTGGTTCTTTGTCTTCCTGTTCGCCAAGAGTGACCGCGACAACATCGATGGCCGGGAACTGAAGGCATTCCGGAAGCTGGCCGCTGATTTTGGTGGGCTTCGCGATGCAGAAGTGGACTCGTTGATCGCGCTAAAAGAGTTGGTGGAGATTTGCCATGACTAA
- a CDS encoding VOC family protein, translating to MKIDHIAFAAQSLDQAHAYALQRFGVKLPAGGKHPLMGTHNLVTRIAPGIFLEFIAIDPEAPAPNRTRWFALDRLMQEGKLEDAPLLFGWVASLPGLARNAIESPQHELLEVSRGGLRWHFFHRKDGEAEAGGCLPAMIDWAGGNSPVDNMQDVGLHLNQFQLAHPEMAAIRAKLDGLGWDAACPENRYVAFADAAQPALTLVLDTPNGRVQIEGGGV from the coding sequence TTGAAGATCGACCACATCGCCTTCGCAGCGCAATCTCTCGACCAGGCGCACGCGTATGCCTTGCAGAGGTTCGGCGTGAAGCTGCCAGCCGGAGGCAAGCATCCCTTGATGGGAACGCACAACCTGGTGACGCGGATTGCGCCGGGCATCTTCCTCGAATTCATTGCCATTGACCCGGAAGCACCCGCGCCAAACCGGACCCGCTGGTTTGCGCTGGACCGCCTCATGCAGGAAGGCAAGCTGGAAGACGCGCCCCTGTTGTTTGGCTGGGTTGCCAGCCTTCCCGGTTTGGCACGCAACGCGATCGAGTCACCGCAACATGAGCTGCTTGAGGTGTCTCGCGGTGGTCTGCGATGGCACTTCTTCCACCGCAAGGATGGTGAGGCGGAAGCCGGTGGATGCCTGCCGGCCATGATCGACTGGGCCGGAGGTAATAGCCCCGTCGACAACATGCAGGATGTCGGCCTCCACCTGAACCAATTCCAACTCGCCCATCCGGAGATGGCCGCCATTCGCGCAAAGCTGGATGGATTGGGCTGGGATGCAGCCTGCCCGGAGAATCGGTATGTCGCATTTGCCGATGCGGCGCAGCCTGCATTGACGCTCGTGCTCGACACGCCGAATGGGCGCGTGCAGATCGAGGGCGGCGGCGTGTAA
- a CDS encoding LysR substrate-binding domain-containing protein produces MAKNLDITLVRTFVAVAENASMTVAANALHLTQGAVSQQIKRLEDAFECRLFERDGRRLELTHAGERFLGRAKRLLALNDEVWADMAARPLQGPVRLGVPYDLVGTILPPIFKAFTEAWPSVELTIVCGTSPELAEGIARGELDVAVVEAPVDEATGECLCVERLVWVGARGGNVHAKRPLPLSMVDESCAFRARVLKVLGEHGIEWRTVFESGNIEATTATVRTGLAVTAWLTPTVPADLDIIGPEAGLPELPMFAISLLLPAQGASAAAQALGQCIREGFSTRHRVGERRVIGTGWDRAA; encoded by the coding sequence ATGGCCAAGAACCTCGACATCACCCTCGTCCGCACCTTCGTTGCCGTGGCGGAAAACGCCAGCATGACGGTGGCGGCCAATGCGCTGCACCTCACGCAGGGCGCCGTCAGCCAGCAGATCAAGCGGCTCGAAGACGCCTTCGAATGCCGCCTGTTCGAGCGCGACGGCCGACGGCTTGAACTCACTCACGCGGGTGAGCGCTTCCTCGGCCGCGCCAAGCGCCTGCTCGCGCTCAACGATGAAGTCTGGGCCGACATGGCCGCACGCCCGTTGCAGGGTCCGGTGCGCCTGGGCGTGCCGTATGACCTGGTCGGCACGATCTTGCCGCCCATCTTCAAGGCGTTTACCGAGGCGTGGCCGTCGGTGGAGCTGACCATCGTGTGTGGCACATCACCCGAGCTGGCCGAGGGCATCGCGCGCGGCGAACTGGACGTCGCGGTGGTCGAAGCCCCGGTGGACGAAGCCACCGGTGAATGCCTGTGCGTGGAGCGCCTGGTATGGGTGGGCGCACGCGGCGGCAACGTGCATGCGAAGCGGCCACTGCCCCTGTCGATGGTGGATGAGAGCTGCGCCTTCCGCGCCCGTGTGCTCAAGGTGCTGGGCGAGCACGGCATTGAATGGCGCACGGTGTTTGAGAGCGGCAATATCGAAGCGACCACCGCGACAGTGCGTACCGGGTTGGCTGTCACGGCGTGGCTCACGCCAACGGTGCCAGCGGATCTGGACATCATCGGGCCCGAAGCCGGCCTGCCCGAACTGCCGATGTTTGCAATCAGCCTGCTATTGCCCGCTCAGGGCGCGAGTGCAGCGGCGCAGGCGCTGGGGCAATGTATTCGTGAAGGGTTCTCTACGCGGCACCGGGTCGGAGAGCGGCGCGTGATCGGAACCGGTTGGGATCGCGCGGCCTGA
- a CDS encoding LysE family translocator, with translation MPADLLPSIAPLVLFAVVSTVSPGGATTLATASGSQFGFRRSIPLMVGIAVGLASLAAGASAGLAGLLLAAPGLLLVMKAAGSAYLLWLAWKVARSGPPNLNANATVPTTLLGGACLLWLNPKGWAMALGAAASFAMLANGPLKLAMLLGATFGLAALASLSLWCAAGIVLARLLKTPRQWRVLNAVLGVLLATSIAPMWMS, from the coding sequence ATGCCAGCCGACCTGCTTCCCTCTATTGCGCCGCTCGTGCTGTTTGCCGTGGTGTCGACGGTGTCACCGGGCGGTGCCACCACGCTGGCGACGGCATCAGGCTCGCAGTTCGGGTTTCGGCGCTCGATTCCGTTGATGGTGGGGATTGCCGTGGGGCTGGCCTCGCTGGCGGCGGGTGCTTCGGCGGGCTTGGCCGGATTGCTGCTGGCCGCGCCAGGGCTGCTGCTGGTGATGAAGGCAGCGGGTTCCGCCTACCTGCTCTGGCTCGCGTGGAAGGTGGCGCGTAGCGGGCCGCCCAACCTGAACGCCAACGCCACCGTGCCCACCACGCTGCTCGGCGGTGCGTGCCTGCTGTGGCTGAACCCGAAGGGCTGGGCGATGGCGCTGGGCGCGGCGGCCTCGTTTGCGATGCTGGCGAACGGCCCGCTAAAACTGGCGATGCTGTTGGGCGCGACCTTCGGGCTGGCGGCACTCGCATCGCTGTCGCTGTGGTGCGCGGCGGGCATTGTGCTGGCGCGGCTGCTAAAGACGCCGCGCCAGTGGCGTGTGCTCAATGCGGTGTTGGGCGTGCTGCTGGCCACCTCCATCGCGCCGATGTGGATGTCCTGA
- a CDS encoding coniferyl aldehyde dehydrogenase, translating into MRAAHQTDMLPAWPVRRDRLERLKRLVMDNRDAIVQAVSADFGNRSRQETELLEIFPSVDGIKHALSHGKRWMRVQRRGVSLWFRPASTRLIPQPLGVAGIVVPWNYPIYLTIGPLVSALTAGNRAMVKLSEYTPRFSALFADLVERHFAADEVRVINGDAAVAEAFSRLPFDHLLFTGSTNVGHHVMRAAADNLTPVTLELGGKSPTIIGPDADFDRAVERTLVGKLLNAGQTCVAPDYVLLPAGTEQRFIEAARKLVGKMYPNMASNRDYTTIISPRHFQRMTSLADEAREQGAQVLPLTNTAPSADTRQFPPALITGGTDAMRVMQEEIFGPLLPLVPYRTLGEAIDYINARPRPLALYLFERNGSTVDRVMASTIAGGVCINETLLHVAQDDLPFGGVGASGMGAYHGIHGFERFSKMKPVFKQAKLNGLGMFRAPYGKTFDSMMKLLMR; encoded by the coding sequence ATGCGCGCCGCCCACCAGACCGACATGCTGCCCGCGTGGCCCGTGCGCCGCGACCGGCTGGAGCGCCTCAAGCGCCTCGTCATGGACAACCGTGATGCCATCGTCCAGGCCGTCAGCGCAGACTTCGGCAACCGCTCGCGGCAGGAAACCGAGTTGCTGGAAATCTTCCCGAGCGTGGACGGCATCAAGCACGCGCTGTCGCATGGCAAGCGCTGGATGCGCGTGCAGCGGCGCGGCGTGAGCCTGTGGTTCCGGCCCGCCAGCACGCGGCTGATTCCGCAGCCGCTGGGCGTGGCGGGCATCGTCGTGCCGTGGAACTACCCGATCTATCTGACCATCGGGCCGCTCGTCTCTGCACTCACCGCGGGCAACCGGGCGATGGTGAAGCTCTCGGAATACACGCCGCGCTTCTCCGCGCTGTTTGCCGATCTGGTCGAGCGCCACTTTGCCGCCGATGAAGTGCGCGTCATCAATGGCGATGCCGCCGTGGCCGAGGCGTTCTCGCGGCTGCCGTTCGACCATCTGTTGTTTACGGGCTCGACCAACGTTGGCCACCACGTCATGCGTGCGGCGGCAGACAACCTCACGCCGGTGACGCTGGAACTGGGCGGCAAGTCGCCCACCATCATCGGGCCCGATGCGGACTTTGATCGCGCGGTGGAACGCACGCTGGTCGGCAAGCTGCTCAATGCGGGGCAGACCTGCGTGGCACCCGACTACGTGCTGCTGCCCGCCGGCACCGAGCAACGCTTTATCGAAGCTGCACGCAAGCTGGTCGGCAAGATGTACCCCAACATGGCGAGCAACCGCGACTACACGACGATCATCAGCCCGCGCCACTTCCAGCGCATGACCAGCCTGGCCGACGAGGCGCGCGAGCAGGGCGCCCAGGTACTGCCGCTCACCAATACCGCGCCCAGCGCAGACACGCGGCAATTCCCGCCTGCGCTCATCACCGGCGGCACCGACGCGATGCGCGTCATGCAGGAAGAGATCTTCGGCCCGCTGCTGCCGCTGGTGCCGTACCGCACGCTGGGTGAAGCGATCGACTACATCAACGCCCGCCCGCGTCCGCTGGCGCTGTACCTGTTCGAGCGCAACGGCAGCACCGTTGACCGCGTGATGGCCAGCACCATTGCCGGCGGCGTGTGCATCAATGAGACGCTGTTGCACGTGGCGCAGGACGACTTGCCGTTTGGCGGCGTGGGCGCCAGCGGCATGGGCGCGTATCACGGCATCCACGGGTTCGAGCGGTTCTCGAAGATGAAGCCGGTGTTCAAGCAAGCGAAGCTCAACGGGCTGGGCATGTTCCGCGCGCCGTACGGCAAGACGTTCGACTCGATGATGAAGCTGCTGATGCGCTGA
- a CDS encoding GMC family oxidoreductase N-terminal domain-containing protein, with protein MANDSLTFDYVIVGAGSAGCALAARLTEDPDVTVALLEAGPHDHHFSVWVPAGCAASLPFKNKRNYGFETVPQPGLGGRQGYQPRGRGLGGSSSLNAMIYIRGTHNDYDHWAALGCTGWGWNDVLPYFKRSEGNERFAGRDDDALHGGTGPLHVSDLRTGNPIARRFVDAAAAAGYRCNDDFNGPDQEGVGPYQVTQYNGERWNAARAYLHGGDKTDTTYNRGRRQLTVLPDTQALRIVFEGKRATGVVVDRGGRTETLQARREVIVSSGAFGSPQLLMASGVGPAEHLRSLGIPVVQDLPGVGQNLQDHLDIILHKKTFNLDLIGYSLRGSVHMLGEILRYRRERRGMIATNFAEAGGFIKSRPDLAEPDLQLHFVVAMADNHNRTFNYGHGYSCHVCVLRPKSRGEVRLATTDTRDAPLIDPKFLSDPDDMNGMLAGFRAVKRIFAQQPLAELGGRELYSSGIRGDGSDDEAVRALIRQHADTIYHPVGTCKMGSADDAMAVVDPELRVRGVSGLRVVDGSVMPTLIGGNTNAPIIMIAERAADLIRQGGRPTLNVAAGTSAQTTAAAVH; from the coding sequence ATGGCCAACGATTCGCTCACCTTCGACTACGTCATCGTCGGCGCCGGCTCGGCCGGTTGCGCGCTGGCTGCTCGCCTGACAGAAGACCCGGATGTGACGGTTGCCCTGCTCGAAGCCGGGCCGCATGACCACCACTTCTCGGTGTGGGTGCCGGCGGGGTGTGCCGCATCGCTGCCGTTCAAGAACAAGCGCAACTACGGGTTTGAGACCGTGCCCCAGCCCGGCCTGGGCGGGCGCCAGGGCTACCAGCCGCGTGGGCGCGGGCTGGGCGGCAGCTCGTCGCTCAACGCGATGATCTACATCCGCGGCACGCACAACGACTACGACCACTGGGCCGCGCTCGGCTGCACCGGCTGGGGCTGGAACGACGTGCTGCCCTACTTCAAACGTTCGGAAGGCAACGAACGCTTTGCCGGCCGCGATGACGACGCACTGCACGGCGGCACCGGCCCGCTGCACGTGAGCGACCTGCGCACCGGCAACCCGATCGCCCGCCGCTTTGTCGATGCCGCCGCCGCCGCCGGCTACCGCTGCAACGACGATTTCAACGGCCCCGACCAGGAAGGCGTAGGCCCGTACCAAGTCACGCAATACAACGGCGAGCGCTGGAACGCTGCACGCGCCTATCTGCACGGTGGCGACAAGACGGACACCACCTACAACCGTGGCCGCCGCCAATTGACGGTGCTGCCCGACACGCAGGCGCTGCGCATCGTGTTCGAAGGCAAGCGCGCGACGGGCGTGGTGGTGGATCGCGGTGGCCGCACCGAGACCCTGCAGGCGCGGCGCGAGGTGATCGTGTCTTCTGGCGCGTTCGGCTCGCCGCAGTTGCTGATGGCCTCGGGCGTGGGCCCGGCCGAGCACCTGCGCTCACTCGGCATCCCGGTCGTGCAGGACCTGCCCGGTGTCGGCCAGAACCTGCAAGACCACCTCGACATCATCCTGCACAAGAAGACCTTCAACCTGGACTTGATCGGCTATTCACTGCGCGGCAGCGTGCACATGCTGGGCGAGATCCTGCGCTATCGCCGCGAGCGGCGCGGCATGATCGCCACCAATTTTGCCGAGGCCGGCGGCTTCATCAAGAGCCGCCCCGATCTGGCCGAACCCGATTTGCAACTGCACTTCGTGGTCGCCATGGCCGACAACCACAACCGCACGTTCAACTACGGCCACGGCTATTCATGCCACGTGTGCGTGCTGCGCCCGAAGAGCCGCGGCGAGGTGCGCCTGGCGACAACCGATACGCGCGATGCACCGCTCATCGATCCGAAGTTCCTGTCCGACCCGGACGACATGAACGGCATGCTGGCAGGCTTCCGCGCGGTGAAGCGCATCTTCGCGCAGCAGCCGCTGGCCGAGCTGGGCGGGCGTGAACTGTATTCGAGTGGGATTCGAGGAGATGGCTCCGACGACGAAGCCGTGCGCGCACTGATCCGCCAGCACGCAGACACCATCTATCACCCGGTAGGCACCTGCAAGATGGGCAGCGCCGACGATGCGATGGCCGTGGTGGATCCGGAACTGCGTGTGCGTGGCGTGAGCGGCCTGCGCGTCGTCGACGGCTCGGTCATGCCCACGCTGATTGGTGGTAACACCAACGCCCCGATCATCATGATTGCCGAGCGTGCGGCGGACTTGATCCGCCAGGGCGGACGCCCGACGCTGAATGTAGCGGCAGGGACTTCTGCGCAAACCACGGCGGCCGCGGTGCACTAA
- a CDS encoding amino acid ABC transporter substrate-binding protein: MLFPARTWLLAALAVPAAFFAVSASNAVASTPTLDRIRDSGTVRVAYREDSIPFSYLDGTKPVGYTIDICSRLIDSLRTSLKRPDLKVQYMPVTAATRMDVITSGKADMECGSTNNSPDRREKVAFTIPHYITKGRMLVKANSGIQQWEDLNGKTVVAARGSTNAELARKLNESGMTMRVVDANDLRSAFAMLADGRANAFAGDDILLSGMRATAKNPADFTVAGKTQLVSSYAIMLSKQDPEFKKMIDQSMTRLIVDGEVPKLYKKWFQQPIPPNGVNLEVPMSYLLRDSFNTPTDSAGN; encoded by the coding sequence ATGCTGTTCCCTGCGCGCACGTGGCTGCTGGCCGCGCTTGCCGTTCCTGCGGCGTTCTTTGCTGTTTCCGCTTCCAACGCAGTGGCTTCCACCCCAACGCTCGATCGCATCCGCGATTCCGGCACGGTGCGCGTGGCCTACCGTGAAGACTCCATCCCGTTCTCGTACCTCGACGGCACCAAGCCGGTCGGCTACACGATCGACATCTGCTCGCGGCTGATCGATTCGCTGCGCACGTCGCTCAAGCGCCCGGACCTGAAGGTGCAGTACATGCCGGTGACGGCCGCCACCCGTATGGACGTGATCACCTCGGGCAAGGCCGACATGGAATGCGGCTCGACCAACAACTCGCCGGATCGCCGCGAGAAGGTGGCCTTCACCATTCCGCACTACATCACCAAGGGGCGCATGCTGGTCAAGGCGAACTCGGGCATTCAGCAGTGGGAAGACCTGAACGGCAAGACGGTGGTGGCGGCGCGTGGGTCGACCAATGCGGAGCTGGCACGCAAGCTCAATGAGAGCGGCATGACGATGCGGGTGGTGGATGCCAACGATCTGCGTAGCGCCTTCGCCATGCTGGCTGATGGCCGTGCCAATGCGTTTGCGGGTGATGACATCCTGCTCTCGGGCATGCGTGCCACGGCCAAGAACCCGGCGGACTTCACGGTGGCCGGCAAGACGCAGCTGGTGTCGTCGTACGCGATCATGCTCAGCAAGCAGGATCCGGAGTTCAAGAAGATGATCGACCAGTCGATGACGCGGCTGATCGTGGATGGCGAGGTGCCGAAGCTTTACAAGAAGTGGTTTCAGCAGCCGATTCCGCCGAATGGCGTGAATCTGGAAGTGCCGATGAGCTATTTGCTGCGGGACTCGTTCAATACGCCGACTGATAGCGCTGGTAACTGA
- a CDS encoding amino acid ABC transporter substrate-binding protein: protein MPHPTRALLAAGLALCAFQALAASPVLDRIRDTGTVRLAYRENSVPFSYLDAGKPVGYSIDLCARLVDAIKVAVKRPDLKALKVEYVAVTPATRIAAVTEGKADLECGSTNNTRERREKVAFTIPHYIASSRMLVKTSAGIHRWEDLNNKTVVSTRGSTNGGQIRAMADARVLKVNLIEAKDHAEAFGMVAAGKADAFAMDDVLLYGFRATSPNPADYAVVGSNLAVAPYAIMLGKDDAEFKKVIDLAMSRTILDGEAEKLYKKWFQQPIPPNGVHLDIPMSFLLRDSFKFPTDKVAD from the coding sequence GTGCCGCACCCGACCCGCGCCTTGCTCGCGGCCGGCCTGGCGTTGTGCGCTTTCCAGGCGTTGGCTGCATCCCCCGTACTCGACCGCATCCGCGACACCGGCACCGTCCGGCTGGCCTATCGCGAGAACTCCGTGCCGTTCTCCTACCTCGATGCCGGCAAACCGGTGGGGTACTCGATCGACCTGTGCGCACGGCTGGTCGACGCGATCAAGGTGGCGGTCAAGCGGCCCGACCTGAAGGCGCTGAAGGTGGAATACGTGGCCGTGACGCCCGCCACACGCATCGCCGCCGTCACCGAAGGCAAGGCGGATCTGGAATGCGGCTCCACCAACAACACGCGCGAGCGGCGTGAAAAGGTAGCGTTCACTATCCCGCATTACATTGCCAGTAGCCGCATGCTGGTGAAGACCAGCGCGGGCATCCACCGTTGGGAAGACCTCAACAACAAGACGGTGGTGTCCACACGTGGCAGCACCAACGGCGGGCAGATCCGTGCGATGGCCGATGCGCGCGTGCTCAAGGTCAACCTGATCGAGGCCAAGGACCACGCCGAGGCCTTCGGCATGGTGGCGGCTGGCAAGGCTGACGCCTTTGCGATGGACGACGTGCTGCTCTATGGCTTTCGGGCCACCTCGCCCAACCCGGCGGACTATGCGGTGGTCGGCTCCAACTTGGCGGTGGCGCCGTACGCGATCATGCTGGGCAAGGACGATGCCGAGTTCAAGAAGGTGATCGACCTGGCGATGTCGCGCACGATCCTCGATGGCGAAGCAGAAAAGCTCTACAAGAAGTGGTTCCAGCAGCCCATTCCGCCCAACGGCGTGCATCTGGACATCCCGATGAGCTTCCTGCTGCGCGACTCGTTCAAGTTCCCGACTGACAAGGTGGCGGACTGA